From the genome of Aspergillus fumigatus Af293 chromosome 1, whole genome shotgun sequence, one region includes:
- a CDS encoding Zn(II)2Cys6 transcription factor, with product MFSDRSVRSTKSKEKCYTCRRQRIVCDAGKPSCMRCISRGVECLGYSATPIRWVAPTSTLSSEAPTPSNISHIKGQERRKRGRPKLFLMQAAPRSSKDGSDPQRSDEELESQKGARRGSTSRTAAVLPSTNLITTVCQPAYSSLARDQVQRFLGHFFLNDHICPELVIVDSPLNPHRMDLDILPYVPDFLLSLVISVSAIHQVIQSQPNWHSITLHRSRALRNKVHPGELEPLQSFQHPLNSLIYKHRSRSLRGLNQYLSEAGAEGPDLVFHTVTAMLMSEVCNASVFWKSATDMRLRYIDWLPEIHSDGLESGFPCPDELLACIIHTNNLRFILHHHPYDDMAHVNSAINDLVRNIITFSPTTWAERALESYNERLEERVNMQRRRKRLDLVPRPVEGEGWADLASTFQAATLLYCLRALVLNHGKESILQELLGSLYEGLIPDVQCLASVTLSNLLYVLHPLMDQPLQKGRSMGRFLFWPVLMAGLESNCSYEALSERPFIVRSLQELCRCLGDMSALDAAVFLQSAWSRDEENHSGNLHRVRTWDELFEGVGLHGVFFF from the exons ATGTTCAGCGACCGGTCTGTTCGCTCCACCAAGTCAAAGGAAAAATGTTACACATGCCGACGGCAGCGGATCGTGTGTGATGCCGGGAAGCCATCGTGTATGCGATGCATATCCCGAGGCGTCGAATGTCTGGGATACTCGGCGACACCTATTCGCTGGGTAGCGCCTACGTCAACTCTTTCTTCGGAAGCCCCAACACCTTCCAACATTAGCCATATCAAAGGccaggaaaggagaaaacgAGGACGGCCGAAGCTATTCCTCATGCAGGCAGCGCCGCGGTCTTCCAAAGATGGATCAGATCCACAGCGGTCTGATGAAGAGCTCGAATCGCAGAAAGGTGCGCGTCGCGGAAGTACTAGCAGGACTGCAGCCGTACTGCCGAGCACTAACCTAATCACTACGGTCTGTCAGCCGGCGTACTCGTCTCTCGCTCGAGATCAAGTCCAACGATTCCTTGGTCACTTTTTCC TCAACGACCACATCTGCCCGGAATTGGTCATTGTAGATTCCCCTCTCAACCCCCACCGCATGGATCTCGACATACTCCCCTACGTCCCCGATTTCTTGCTCAGTCTGGTGATTTCTGTTTCTGCAATACACCAAGTAATCCAGTCGCAGCCCAATTGGCATTCGATCACCCTGCATCGATCACGGGCCTTGCGCAATAAAGTACACCCTGGCGAACTGGAGCCTCTCCAGTCGTTTCAGCATCCGTTAAACTCCCTAATCTACAAGCACCGATCACGGTCGTTACGCGGATTGAATCAGTATTTGTCCgaagcaggagcagaggGGCCTGATCTGGTCTTCCATACCGTTACTGCCATGCTCATGTCCGAGGTATGCAACGCCTCTGTGTTTTGGAAGTCTGCGACTGACATGCGG CTCAGATATATCGACTGGCTACCAGAGATCCACAGCGATGGACTGGAAAGTGGATTCCCATGCCCCGATGAACTCTTGGCCTGTATTATTCACACGAACAACCTCAGATTtattcttcatcatcatccctATGATGACATGGCGCATGTGAACAGTGCTATTAATGACCTGGTTCGCAATATCATCACGTTCTCTCCAACCACTTGGGCTGAACGGGCCTTGGAATCCTACAATGAGAGACTGGAAGAACGGGTGAACATGCAGCGACGGCGAAAGCGGTTGGACCTTGTTCCACGGCCAGTTGAGGGCGAAGGCTGGGCGGATCTTGCGTCTACATTCCAAGCAGCTACCTTGCTCTACTGCCTCAGAGCATTAGTCCTCAATCATGGAAAAGAGAGCATCCTTCAAGAGCTGTTGGGCAGCCTTTACGAGGGCCTAATCCCGGATGTTCAGTGCCTTGCCAGCGTTACTCTGAGCAACCTTCTTTATGTGCTTCATCCTTTGATGGATCAACCACTCCAGAAAGGCAGGTCAATGGGCCGGTTCTTGTTCTGGCCAGTGTTGATGGCGGGGCTGGAAAGTAACTGTAGCTATGAGGCGTTGTCCGAGAGGCCCTTCATTGTGAGGTCTTTGCAGGAGCTTTGTCGATGTCTGGGTGATATGAGCGCCCTTGATGCGGCAGTGTTCCTCCAGTCGGCTTGGAGCAGAGACGAGGAAAATCATTCCGGGAACCTGCACCGAGTGCGCACTTGGGACGAGCTTTTTGAGGGGGTGGGCTTGCACggtgtcttcttcttctaa